A window of Sphingobacterium sp. SRCM116780 contains these coding sequences:
- a CDS encoding DUF2157 domain-containing protein has product MKKLDVSKQEKESLEEAIQFWQQEKIIDESTAHAMIDAIDVKSFDWKRLARYAFWIALASLVFAVFSLMTDTTFLKFVDTLYEAPNILFCLFFAALAVLFYTLGFRYKTKFPNKNLSIETMMLIGVFATAACIGFLGKVLDKDSMHYSLLFLLSVLIYGYLAHRLQSKLIWIFMLIALGIWFATETAYHSDWGFKFWGMNYPLRFTIFGFLLTLIAVFVQPRFKKLMEFQPLSYLIGLLYLMISLWALSIFGNYSDFYEWTLVRQLHIFYWGLLSTGVSAGLVIYGLKMKDNTTREIGFVFFVLNVYTRYVEYLWDNINRAIFFLILAISFWFVGRWAEQLWQKREERRGG; this is encoded by the coding sequence CTCATGCTATGATTGATGCGATTGATGTGAAAAGTTTCGATTGGAAGCGTTTAGCCAGGTATGCCTTTTGGATTGCTTTGGCTTCTTTAGTTTTTGCTGTCTTTTCGTTGATGACAGATACGACCTTTCTCAAATTTGTCGATACACTCTATGAAGCACCTAATATCTTATTTTGTTTGTTCTTCGCGGCATTAGCGGTTTTATTTTACACCTTGGGGTTTCGTTACAAAACAAAATTTCCAAACAAAAATCTCTCTATCGAAACCATGATGTTGATTGGCGTGTTTGCTACAGCGGCTTGTATTGGGTTTTTAGGGAAGGTATTGGATAAAGATAGTATGCATTATTCTTTGCTATTCTTATTGTCTGTACTCATCTATGGCTATCTCGCGCATCGGTTACAGTCAAAACTGATTTGGATTTTTATGCTGATCGCTTTAGGTATTTGGTTTGCAACGGAAACAGCTTATCATAGCGATTGGGGTTTTAAATTCTGGGGAATGAACTATCCACTTCGTTTTACCATTTTTGGATTCTTATTGACATTAATAGCTGTTTTTGTACAACCTCGTTTTAAGAAATTGATGGAATTTCAACCGTTGAGTTATTTGATTGGTTTATTGTATTTGATGATCTCATTATGGGCGCTTTCTATTTTTGGGAATTATTCGGATTTCTATGAATGGACATTGGTACGGCAGCTTCATATATTTTACTGGGGATTATTATCAACAGGAGTGTCTGCTGGGTTGGTCATTTATGGATTGAAAATGAAAGATAACACTACGCGAGAAATTGGCTTTGTGTTTTTTGTGCTGAATGTCTATACTCGTTATGTCGAATATCTTTGGGATAATATCAACCGAGCGATCTTCTTTCTTATTCTGGCGATTTCATTTTGGTTCGTAGGGCGTTGGGCAGAACAATTATGGCAGAAAAGAGAAGAAAGAAGAGGTGGGTAG
- a CDS encoding response regulator transcription factor, giving the protein MNTKLLLVEDDSDFGFMLQHYLQLSGYDVNWIKNPMEIVGFESNLLPYDLLIIDVMLPIKSGFTLAQEINQVFPKLPFIFLTAKEQKIDKLTGLKIGADDYITKPCDPEELVLRIQNILKRNKKQDPTAHIAVGSYQFYPERLILSHALEQIKLTEREAQLLLFLSERNGLLVTREEILEQVWGTNDFFNGRSMDVFITRLRKYLKHDPKLQIISSRGVGFTIQF; this is encoded by the coding sequence ATGAATACGAAACTTTTGTTGGTTGAAGATGATTCCGATTTCGGATTTATGCTACAGCATTATCTACAACTTTCTGGATATGATGTCAACTGGATTAAAAACCCAATGGAAATTGTTGGTTTTGAAAGTAACCTCCTACCCTATGATTTGTTGATTATAGATGTCATGTTACCCATTAAAAGTGGCTTCACCTTAGCACAAGAAATCAATCAAGTTTTTCCAAAACTGCCTTTTATCTTTTTAACCGCTAAAGAACAAAAAATAGATAAATTGACTGGACTGAAAATAGGTGCTGATGATTATATCACCAAACCCTGTGACCCTGAAGAGCTGGTCTTGCGGATTCAAAATATCTTAAAGAGGAACAAAAAGCAAGACCCAACAGCACATATAGCAGTAGGAAGTTATCAGTTCTATCCCGAGCGACTAATTTTAAGTCATGCTTTGGAGCAAATCAAACTCACAGAAAGAGAAGCGCAGCTGTTGTTATTTCTCAGTGAACGAAATGGATTATTGGTGACCAGAGAGGAAATATTGGAACAGGTATGGGGAACCAATGATTTCTTTAATGGACGAAGCATGGATGTTTTCATTACTAGGCTTCGTAAATACCTCAAGCATGATCCAAAACTACAAATTATCTCTTCCCGAGGAGTCGGATTTACGATTCAGTTTTAA
- a CDS encoding sensor histidine kinase yields MELKPRNYIFIALFLVLIGIQAYLLLNSFQLKKREIYSLTKEKLGKIDDHDALFDNDLLNNQDATAYYIELAQGKIIAQDLKKIYEEKAKRSEQVLTHYVDSLFAPFGYQVKLQKVILRIDYKNLNKTLIDTPIIVYKTTGVIQQPIELSSSTWTTAKTVNQLTKEKSVELNKEENMDSFLVLRKSTFEVVNLNWIVFKELIFLLLNTFFILLALLFLFYKTYQNLQKQQKQIIVLHDIVDNISHELKTPIATLKIASKTMRKLPDVAIIDVFDRQIDRLEQTLHPLMEGEEMAVNKAITSSKVNAILSDFQLTHTNIQFNVSTSLKEAIPINDADFTTVLLNLLDNSIKYGGTQLDIVLGLRNNLFTLQVSDNGLGIDQAEIPYIFEKFYRIQKDNIHNSKGLGLGLYLVKKIVDHYRGQIHIDSKLNQGTTFTITLPNEYETFVG; encoded by the coding sequence ATGGAATTAAAGCCTAGAAATTATATTTTTATTGCACTCTTTCTTGTTCTTATAGGAATTCAAGCTTATTTATTATTGAATTCTTTTCAGTTGAAGAAGCGTGAAATCTATTCCTTAACAAAAGAAAAATTAGGAAAGATCGATGACCATGATGCTCTTTTTGATAACGATTTACTCAATAATCAGGATGCCACAGCCTACTATATTGAACTGGCGCAAGGAAAAATCATCGCTCAAGATCTTAAAAAGATCTATGAAGAAAAAGCAAAAAGATCCGAACAAGTACTCACCCACTATGTGGATAGTCTTTTTGCTCCATTCGGTTATCAGGTGAAGCTACAAAAAGTCATCCTGCGGATCGATTATAAAAATTTAAATAAAACGCTCATTGATACACCCATAATTGTCTACAAAACAACAGGAGTTATCCAACAGCCAATAGAACTATCTTCAAGCACATGGACTACCGCTAAAACCGTTAATCAGTTAACCAAGGAAAAAAGTGTTGAACTGAACAAAGAAGAAAACATGGACAGCTTTCTTGTCCTCCGAAAATCAACGTTTGAGGTTGTCAATCTAAATTGGATTGTCTTTAAGGAACTTATTTTTCTTCTATTGAATACGTTCTTCATTTTACTAGCTTTATTGTTCCTGTTTTATAAGACCTATCAAAATTTACAAAAACAACAAAAGCAAATTATTGTACTACATGATATCGTAGATAATATCTCACATGAATTAAAAACACCAATTGCGACATTAAAAATTGCTTCTAAAACAATGCGAAAACTTCCTGATGTCGCTATTATCGATGTTTTTGACCGTCAGATTGATCGATTGGAGCAAACCTTGCACCCTTTAATGGAAGGAGAAGAAATGGCTGTAAATAAAGCGATAACCAGCTCGAAAGTGAACGCCATTTTATCCGATTTCCAACTTACCCATACCAATATTCAGTTTAACGTAAGCACATCACTGAAAGAAGCGATTCCCATCAATGATGCTGATTTTACAACAGTGCTTTTAAACTTACTGGATAATAGTATAAAATATGGTGGTACCCAACTGGATATCGTACTGGGGCTTCGAAATAACCTATTTACGCTTCAGGTTAGCGATAATGGTTTAGGAATAGATCAAGCCGAAATTCCTTATATTTTTGAAAAATTTTATCGGATACAAAAAGATAATATTCATAACAGCAAAGGACTAGGACTAGGACTTTATCTCGTCAAAAAGATTGTTGATCATTATCGAGGACAGATACACATCGACAGTAAACTTAACCAGGGAACCACTTTTACGATTACATTACCCAATGAATACGAAACTTTTGTTGGTTGA